From a region of the Triticum aestivum cultivar Chinese Spring chromosome 7D, IWGSC CS RefSeq v2.1, whole genome shotgun sequence genome:
- the LOC123163635 gene encoding auxin-responsive protein IAA20: MGNKRKRLVGWPPVKSAHRPRSNSHVKVKMEGVPIGRKVDLSRHASYHQLHHTLRLMFPSTSHHGDPYAVTYEDVDGDWVLVGDVPWEDFVRSAKRLKILLV; the protein is encoded by the exons ATGGGCAACAA GAGGAAGAGGCTAGTGGGGTGGCCGCCGGTGAAGAGCGCGCACCGCCCGCGCAGCAACAGCCATGTGAAGGTGAAGATGGAAGGGGTGCCCATCGGGAGGAAGGTGGACCTGTCCCGCCACGCCTCCTACCACCAGCtccaccacacgctccgcctcaTGTTCCCCTCCACTTCTCACCATGGTGATCCATACGCCGTCACCTACGAGGACGTCGACGGGGACTGGGTACTCGTCGGGGACGTGCCGTGGGA GGACTTTGTCAGGTCGGCCAAGCGGCTCAAGATACTACTCGTGTAA